The DNA window GGGCCGCCTTGAGCTTGGCCCGAAAGTACTCCGACTCGTACCGTTCATACATCAGACGGGCGGCGTCCCAGGCAATTTGCCGCCGCAACTTCGAATTACTCATTCGATCGCGTCGCTTTAAAGCCAGTCAATGGCGACGCCAGGCTAGAAAAAGAGATTTCCACCACCAAGGGCGGAAACGATAAACTTCACGACCCATCGTACGCCGAAAGCCCCCTGTCTGGCAAGCTCGAAGCAGGAGCCAGCGGCCTGTTCGCCCCGGCGGCGATCGGTTCCATGCGGCGGTATTTCGGGATTTGATTCACGGCCACAGAGCAGCTAGAATCGCCATGTGTCAGGATCGCAGCCGGTTGGTCCCTATTTTCTTTCAAACCGCAGGGGGGATGTCGTGAGCGGCGATCAAAAAAACGCTTCCTCTGCGGGCGATTCCTCTACACATAGTCTGACCTCGCTCAGCCTGATCCGGTGGGCCAAGAAGAACGATCCGCGGGCCTGGAGGCTGTTAGAGAAGCTCTACAAACCGCTGATTGCGAAATATTCCAGCGGCAAGGTGCCCCGGCACGCGCTGGCGGATATCAGCCAGGAGGTGCTGCTGGCGATGTGGCAGGCATTGCCTCGCTTTCGACGCCATCCCGACAAACCGGGCAGTTTTCGCAAATGGATTCGCACCATTACGCGCAGCAAGGTCATTAATTTCTATCGGCACAATCAGCGCGGTCTGGAAGCCAAGGGCGGAACGACGATCCAGCGAATCCTGGTAGAACATCCGGAACCTGAAGATTCCTGCGAATTTGCCGCGCCTGCCCCCGTTTGCGACAAGGCCGACGAGATCGCGACGATGGAGTTCCCTCACTGGTATCTGATTGCCTTTCAGCGAATCGTCTACGAAGGCCAAAGCGGGAAACAGGTTGCCAAGGACCTGGGACAATCGGTCGATGCGGTTTACGTCGCCAAAAGTCGCGTCATGAAACGCCTCCGCCGGGAGTTTGGCGAAAAAGAGCCTGGCGACCAGGAAACGTAACGACCGGCAGTTGTCGGGAAGCCAAAAGGAAAAAAACAATGCGAACCTGGATACTGGGAGCTTGCCTGTTCGGCGCTTGCCTGGCCGCTCTGGGCCAGGATCGTTTCCTGCAGGCGGAAGAAGTCGCCGCAGCCGACGAACTGCAGTCAGGCATACCCATCGGCGAGCGGGCGGATGAATTCCTGGTGAAGGACTGCACCGGTCCGGCCGCCGGGAAGACGCTCTGCTATTTCTGTCGCTACGGGATTCGGCCGGTGGTCTGCGTATTCAGCAAGAGCCCGCCGGCGGAGATCGGCGATCTGGTCGCTGGCGTCGACAAACTGGTTGGCGCCCATCGCGATGCGAGCGCCGCGGGGTTTGTGGTGTCTCTTGGCAGCGATACGGCCGAGGCCGAACAGGGCTGGCGGTCGCTGGCCCAGGAACGCCGCATCGTGCGGGTCCCGCTGACCATCTACAAGGATCGACGCGATCGCCTGCGCGACATCTTTCAGATCTCGCCCGACGCCAGCCTGACGATTCTGGTCTGGCGCCGCGGGGTCGTTTGCGAGAACGTAGCCCTGTCTTCCCCGCCGGGCGAACAGCTGGAGCAGCTTCTGGCCCGCGTCGAAAAGGCGCTCACGGCCGAGTAACGCTTGAGGGACGGAAATCGACTTCACGGCGTCTGCTCTTCTTTCAGATGGCCAACCAGAATCCGTCCGGCATTCTCTTCGCCTCTCCTTCCTGGGCGGTTGGTTGCATTGGCCCAAATCGCACGATAGTATCCCTGCAAGCGAAAAGGTCGAGATAGAGAGAACGATGACGCAACCTCGTGACGAAGCAATGCGGGAGATACGGCTGTGACAGTTCTTGGATTTGTGCGTTCCAGCCTGGTGCGCTATGGATGTCTGGCATTCGCATTGCTGGCCGCAGGCGGCGCGGTAGAGGCGGCCCATCCTCTTGTGCCGGGGTTTGAGCGGTTCTACTGGTCCGACGACAGCGACGCCCAGGCCGGCGGCCGCTTGCTGCTGACCGAACTTAACTGCACCAGCTGCCATGCACCGGCGAAGGGCGACTTGTCGCCGAAGCCGGCTCCTTTGCTCCACCAGGTTTCCGGCCGCGTCCGGCCCGAATGGCTGCAGGCGTTCCTCGCCGATCCGCAAGGGGTGAAGCCGGGCGCGACCATGCCGAACCTGTTCGCCGGTCTGCCGGCGGAAGAGAAGCAGCATCGCATCGACGCCCTTACGCAGTATCTGTTCTCGCTGGGACCCGGCAAGCCGGAACAAACCCTGGCCGCCATCGGCTCGCGGGAGCGGGGCGAGCATACCTTTCATACGGTCGGCTGCGTCGCCTGTCACAATCCCCGCACGGCCGGCGCCCCGCAATTGCCGACCTCCGTTCCGCTGGGCGATCTCGAAGCCAAATACACCCTGCCCAGCCTGGCGAGCTTCCTTCGCGAACCGCATCGGGTCCGACCGGGCGGCCGCATGCCGAGCCTGAACCTGTCCTCCAGCGACGCCAGTGATATCGCCGCGTACCTGTTGCCCAGGATTCCCGAGCAGGCCGGCCTGGCTTACGCCTATTACGAAGGCAGCTGGACCAATCTGCCCGACTTTGACGGGCTGACCCCCGTCGCCGCAGGCGCCGCGGAGAAGATCGACGTCTCCCTGAAAAAACGGGGCGACCGGTTTGCTCTCCGCTTTGAAGGATCGCTCACCGTCGACGCGCCGGGCAACTACCGGTTCTGGACCAAATCCGACGACGGCTCCCGCTTGCTGGTCGATGGCAAGATCATCGTCAACAACGACGGCGTGCACGCGCCTGCGGAAAAGACCGGCGAGGTCAAACTTGAACCCGGCCGGCATCTGGTGGTGGTCGAGTACTTTGAGAACGCCGGCGGCGAAGAACTGGCGGCCGATTTTCAACCCCCCGGCGGCAAACGGCAACCGCTGCATGCGGCCCTGTCCGCCCCGCAACCAACGGCCGAGGAACTGCCGCCGATCACCTTTACCGCCCAGCCGGAACTGGTCGCCGAGGGACGCAGGCTGTTCCAGACGACCGGTTGCGCCTCGTGCCACCAGCAGCAGGAAACGCCCGACGCAGCCGCGCTCGTGTCGCAGCTCACGGCGCCCGCGCTCGTCGATTTAGATGCGGCCAAGGGCTGCCTGGCGACCACCGCCGTCAAGGGCGTGCCGTCCTGGTCGCTCTCGGACCGTCAGCGCACGGCCCTGGCGACCGCGGTGCAGGAAGCGACACCGGCCGCGGCCGAGCTGTTGCCCCAGCAGAAGATCGCTGTCGCCATGACGCGGTTCAACTGCTACGCCTGCCATGCCCGCGACAAGATCGGCGGCATCGAACAGGAACGGCTGGAATACTTCACCACCACCCAGCCGGAAATGGGAACCGAAGGCTCCATCCCGCCGGGACTGGATCTGGTCGGCGGCAAGCTCACGCGGAAATGGTTGGACTCCATCCTGGCGCACGGGGCGAAGGATCGTCCTTACATGCTCACGCAGATGCCCAATTTTGGCGCCGCCAACGTGGGCCAGCTGGCTCCGGTGCTGGAAAAACTCGACGTCATGGAGCCGCTGCCGGAACTGGCCGTCGCGCCCGACGAAGCTCGCAAAGCGGGCCGGAGCATGGTCGGCGAAAAAGGCTTTGGCTGCATTAAATGCCATACGTTCGGCCCGTTCAAAGCGACCGGCGTGCAGTCGATTGATATGACCGTCATGCACGAACGCCTGCGGGAAGACTGGTTCCGCCGGTACCTGGCGGAGCCGCAACAGTTTCGCCGCGGGACGCGCATGCCTTCGGCGTGGCCGCCGCCGCCGAATCCGAGCCTGCTGGCCGACATTCTGGGCGGCGACAGCGAGCTGCAGATCTTGTCCGTCTGGAAGTACCTCGCCGACGGCAAACGGGCCCGCACGCCGCTTGGGCTGTACAACAACACGAACGAACTTTTGCCGCTGGGCGAGGCGGTGATCTATCGGAACTTCATCGAAGGCGTCTCCCCGCGCGGGATCGCCGTCGGCTACCCAGAAGAAACCCACATCGCCTGGGACGCCGATCAACTGGCGCTGCGGCTGATGTGGAAGGGGGCCTTTATCGATGCCAATCGCCACTGGAGCGGTCGTGGCCAGGGCTTCCAGCCGCCACTGGGACAAGAGGTAATCAAGCTGCCGCCGGGTCCCGCCCTGGCGATCCTGGCCACGCCGGAAACCGCCTGGCCGCTGGGCGAGCTCAAGCCGCAAGGCTACCAGTTCCAGGGCTACTCCCTGAGCGACGACCAGCGTCCGACCTTTCTCTACAAGGTGAACGGGATCGAGGTCGCCGAGTTCCCCAATCCGGAACAAACGCCCGCCGGCAGCCAGCTGGTGCGCACCTTGACCTGTACGGCCGAACATCCGCCGCAGCATGTTTACTTCAGGGCGGCGACCGG is part of the Lignipirellula cremea genome and encodes:
- a CDS encoding RNA polymerase sigma factor; its protein translation is MSGDQKNASSAGDSSTHSLTSLSLIRWAKKNDPRAWRLLEKLYKPLIAKYSSGKVPRHALADISQEVLLAMWQALPRFRRHPDKPGSFRKWIRTITRSKVINFYRHNQRGLEAKGGTTIQRILVEHPEPEDSCEFAAPAPVCDKADEIATMEFPHWYLIAFQRIVYEGQSGKQVAKDLGQSVDAVYVAKSRVMKRLRREFGEKEPGDQET
- a CDS encoding c-type cytochrome; this translates as MTVLGFVRSSLVRYGCLAFALLAAGGAVEAAHPLVPGFERFYWSDDSDAQAGGRLLLTELNCTSCHAPAKGDLSPKPAPLLHQVSGRVRPEWLQAFLADPQGVKPGATMPNLFAGLPAEEKQHRIDALTQYLFSLGPGKPEQTLAAIGSRERGEHTFHTVGCVACHNPRTAGAPQLPTSVPLGDLEAKYTLPSLASFLREPHRVRPGGRMPSLNLSSSDASDIAAYLLPRIPEQAGLAYAYYEGSWTNLPDFDGLTPVAAGAAEKIDVSLKKRGDRFALRFEGSLTVDAPGNYRFWTKSDDGSRLLVDGKIIVNNDGVHAPAEKTGEVKLEPGRHLVVVEYFENAGGEELAADFQPPGGKRQPLHAALSAPQPTAEELPPITFTAQPELVAEGRRLFQTTGCASCHQQQETPDAAALVSQLTAPALVDLDAAKGCLATTAVKGVPSWSLSDRQRTALATAVQEATPAAAELLPQQKIAVAMTRFNCYACHARDKIGGIEQERLEYFTTTQPEMGTEGSIPPGLDLVGGKLTRKWLDSILAHGAKDRPYMLTQMPNFGAANVGQLAPVLEKLDVMEPLPELAVAPDEARKAGRSMVGEKGFGCIKCHTFGPFKATGVQSIDMTVMHERLREDWFRRYLAEPQQFRRGTRMPSAWPPPPNPSLLADILGGDSELQILSVWKYLADGKRARTPLGLYNNTNELLPLGEAVIYRNFIEGVSPRGIAVGYPEETHIAWDADQLALRLMWKGAFIDANRHWSGRGQGFQPPLGQEVIKLPPGPALAILATPETAWPLGELKPQGYQFQGYSLSDDQRPTFLYKVNGIEVAEFPNPEQTPAGSQLVRTLTCTAEHPPQHVYFRAATGQIEALDDGSYRIGEGLTTRITAPGKPILRESKGSQELLLPVEFQNGKAVIVQTFSW